Proteins co-encoded in one Treponema succinifaciens DSM 2489 genomic window:
- a CDS encoding YARHG domain-containing protein: MTEKEAYRYLENKISEETEMEFIEIRALRTLLFNGELFIVTFLDTEGYLTCYEARIHNNSIVFYKFLTETYQKKFNEYGVFPYINTTLFYQINSFRYFSSSMFVYDFNHDGDDEILKFSAGNGVLYFILSFDFMNNKYKWLLTINNVFPYTQPAFEFILFKGRQGIKVYEHDYSTDNNEWCFYYYDRIQQKYVQDENASSEELEQIHGSPDFFAEAGIDYTKLERPLVPSDLEGFSKAALRIWRNAVYARHGRTFRSEDLQALFNEYAWYKPDNEYTDDKLTDIDRANIKLIQEFEKK; encoded by the coding sequence ATGACTGAAAAAGAAGCGTATAGATATTTAGAAAATAAAATTAGCGAAGAAACAGAAATGGAATTTATTGAAATAAGAGCACTTAGAACTCTTTTATTTAATGGAGAGTTGTTTATTGTAACCTTTTTAGATACTGAAGGATATTTAACTTGCTATGAAGCAAGAATACATAATAATTCAATTGTTTTTTATAAATTTTTAACAGAAACATATCAAAAAAAATTTAATGAATATGGGGTCTTTCCATATATAAACACTACATTGTTTTATCAGATAAATAGTTTTAGATACTTTTCATCCTCTATGTTTGTTTATGATTTTAACCATGATGGAGATGATGAAATATTGAAATTTTCTGCGGGGAATGGAGTTCTGTATTTTATATTATCATTTGATTTTATGAATAATAAATACAAATGGCTTCTAACCATAAATAATGTATTTCCATATACACAACCAGCTTTTGAATTTATTTTGTTCAAAGGAAGACAGGGAATAAAAGTGTATGAACATGATTATTCCACGGATAACAACGAATGGTGTTTCTATTACTACGACCGCATCCAGCAAAAATACGTTCAGGACGAAAACGCATCAAGCGAGGAGCTTGAGCAAATCCACGGCAGCCCGGACTTCTTCGCGGAGGCAGGAATAGACTACACAAAGCTAGAGCGGCCACTTGTACCTTCCGACCTTGAAGGCTTTTCCAAAGCGGCGTTGAGAATCTGGCGCAACGCGGTGTACGCACGGCACGGACGCACATTCAGAAGTGAGGACCTGCAGGCCCTGTTCAACGAGTACGCCTGGTACAAGCCGGACAACGAGTATACCGACGACAAACTGACTGACATAGACAGGGCGAACATAAAGCTGATACAGGAGTTTGAAAAAAAATGA
- a CDS encoding YARHG domain-containing protein — METSIEEIKKIISSYSRKFQFFFNEEIFELKLLEECRFIYPGYSLILVIWVHKKRNEIFMFYLVIKGDNVEKELGFNDPLKLSEIKNERFYKSNLFLQLKKFQILEYVAFKYDFNHDGNDDILSFTHDSVTGYIHFEIGVVDMWSECIRTAIDISCFPFFSFFPEFINYKYRQGLKYFDGEQFVFYYYDRIQQKYVQDESATSEELEQIHGSPDFFAEAGIDYAKLERPLVPSDLEGFSKAALRIWRNAVYARHGRTFRSEDLQALFNEYAWYKPDNEYTDDKLTDIDKANIKLIQEFEKK; from the coding sequence ATGGAAACTAGCATTGAAGAAATAAAAAAAATAATTAGTTCTTATTCAAGAAAATTTCAGTTTTTTTTTAATGAGGAAATATTTGAATTAAAATTATTAGAAGAATGTAGATTTATATATCCTGGCTATAGTTTGATTCTTGTTATTTGGGTTCATAAAAAAAGAAATGAAATTTTCATGTTTTATCTTGTAATTAAAGGTGATAATGTTGAAAAAGAATTAGGATTTAATGACCCTTTAAAGTTGTCTGAAATAAAAAATGAGCGGTTTTATAAATCAAATTTATTTTTGCAGCTAAAAAAGTTTCAGATATTAGAATATGTGGCATTTAAATATGATTTTAATCATGACGGAAATGATGATATTTTATCTTTTACTCATGATAGTGTTACAGGATATATTCATTTTGAAATAGGAGTAGTTGATATGTGGTCAGAATGTATTAGAACAGCTATTGATATTTCGTGTTTTCCTTTTTTTTCTTTCTTTCCTGAGTTTATTAATTATAAATATCGGCAGGGATTGAAATATTTTGATGGAGAACAATTTGTTTTCTACTACTACGACCGCATCCAGCAAAAATACGTTCAGGACGAGAGCGCGACAAGCGAGGAGCTTGAGCAGATCCACGGCAGCCCGGACTTCTTCGCGGAGGCAGGAATAGACTACGCAAAACTAGAGCGGCCACTTGTACCTTCCGACCTTGAAGGCTTTTCCAAGGCGGCGCTAAGAATCTGGCGCAACGCGGTGTACGCGCGGCACGGCCGCACGTTCAGGAGCGAGGACCTGCAGGCCCTGTTCAATGAGTATGCCTGGTACAAGCCGGACAACGAGTATACCGACGACAAACTGACTGACATAGACAAGGCGAACATAAAGCTGATACAGGAGTTTGAAAAGAAATGA
- a CDS encoding YARHG domain-containing protein: MKKLILLIVLLLSFASVAFSYEEVEATDFIKEEIKKEQTKKKPYDSYFSLTDYDDLPEIPKFELKYVFSAGKDRFLVLAKEKYFEDSSLKVFYSDGVTFLSPLSIYFDYYDDSWRKEKGYSRFYYREPPNIIRQLEKKKCGELAFYVVDLNFDGESDYVWFYEGGMGNGIELGPFTESYKDSYFCSDSYAHIQDVNIEFCILEGKRGFIFTNTFGNFLTVWPDTSDYDSSKIEKEFYEYNPSTNKYELNENVTEKQIANAIIPDDYFAYDGLDFSKLNFRLIDNDLKNFDKAQLRLMRNAVYARHGRTFRSEDLQSLFNVYAWYKPDNEYTDDKLTDIDRANIKLIQEFEQK, from the coding sequence ATGAAAAAACTAATTCTATTGATTGTTTTACTTTTATCTTTTGCTTCTGTGGCTTTTTCCTATGAGGAAGTTGAAGCTACGGATTTTATAAAAGAGGAAATCAAGAAAGAGCAAACAAAAAAAAAGCCATACGATTCTTATTTTTCATTAACTGATTATGATGATCTTCCTGAAATACCTAAATTTGAACTGAAATATGTTTTTTCTGCAGGCAAAGACAGATTTCTCGTGCTTGCAAAAGAAAAATACTTTGAAGACAGCAGTCTTAAAGTATTTTATTCTGACGGAGTTACTTTTCTTTCGCCATTATCAATTTATTTTGACTATTATGATGATTCTTGGAGAAAAGAAAAGGGGTATAGCAGGTTTTATTATAGAGAGCCGCCAAATATAATAAGACAGCTTGAAAAGAAGAAATGTGGTGAACTTGCTTTTTATGTTGTTGATTTGAATTTTGATGGTGAATCAGATTATGTCTGGTTTTATGAAGGCGGAATGGGGAATGGTATTGAATTAGGTCCTTTTACAGAATCTTATAAAGATTCTTATTTTTGCAGCGATAGCTATGCTCATATTCAAGATGTAAATATTGAATTCTGCATTCTTGAAGGAAAAAGAGGATTTATTTTTACAAATACTTTTGGAAATTTTCTTACAGTCTGGCCAGATACAAGCGATTACGATTCATCAAAAATAGAAAAAGAATTCTATGAATATAATCCTTCCACAAACAAATACGAGCTGAACGAGAATGTGACGGAAAAACAGATTGCAAATGCAATTATTCCAGACGATTATTTTGCATATGATGGTCTTGATTTTTCTAAGCTTAATTTCCGCCTTATTGACAATGATTTGAAGAATTTTGATAAAGCTCAGCTCCGCCTGATGCGCAACGCGGTGTACGCGCGGCACGGACGCACGTTCAGGAGCGAGGATCTGCAGTCCTTGTTCAATGTGTACGCCTGGTACAAGCCGGACAACGAGTATACCGACGACAAACTGACTGACATAGACAGGGCGAACATAAAGCTGATACAGGAGTTTGAGCAAAAATGA
- a CDS encoding YARHG domain-containing protein, whose amino-acid sequence MEDFTVDKYLFFVIHPFPLNFSPMEFINYRNRQGIKFFTYYNKWQFFYYDRIQQKYVQDENASSEELEQIHGSPDFFAEAGIDYTKLERPLLPADLEGFSKAALRIWRNAVYARHGRTFKSEDLQALFNEYAWYKPDNDYSDAKLSETDKANIKLIQEFEKK is encoded by the coding sequence ATGGAAGATTTTACTGTAGATAAATATTTATTTTTTGTAATACATCCATTTCCATTAAATTTTTCACCAATGGAATTTATAAATTATAGAAATAGACAGGGAATTAAATTCTTTACATATTATAATAAATGGCAATTTTTCTACTACGACCGCATCCAGCAAAAATACGTTCAGGACGAAAACGCATCAAGCGAGGAGCTTGAGCAAATCCACGGCAGCCCGGACTTCTTTGCGGAGGCAGGAATAGACTACACAAAGCTAGAGCGGCCGCTTCTGCCGGCGGACCTGGAAGGCTTCTCCAAGGCGGCGTTGAGAATCTGGCGCAACGCGGTGTACGCACGGCACGGCCGCACATTCAAGAGCGAGGACCTGCAGGCCCTGTTCAATGAGTACGCCTGGTACAAGCCGGACAATGATTACAGCGATGCAAAGCTCTCAGAAACTGACAAGGCGAACATAAAGCTGATACAGGAGTTTGAAAAAAAATGA